One Brachyspira suanatina DNA segment encodes these proteins:
- a CDS encoding FMN-binding protein: protein MSLKKVLFLVVTVLFAASLFLFAQGKIDLAKIPDGTYLGNYKATYKTAKGDYQAKVTVAGGKLTKVVLTKCAHSTGPARGKAAYDKMIKANNIYVDGVSGATWVALVEDALTKLTPAK, encoded by the coding sequence ATGAGTCTTAAAAAAGTTTTATTTTTGGTAGTTACAGTTCTTTTTGCTGCTAGCTTATTCCTATTTGCTCAAGGAAAAATCGACTTGGCTAAGATACCTGACGGTACATATTTAGGAAATTACAAAGCTACTTACAAAACAGCTAAAGGTGACTATCAAGCTAAAGTTACTGTTGCCGGCGGTAAATTAACAAAAGTTGTATTAACAAAATGTGCACATAGCACTGGTCCTGCTAGAGGAAAAGCTGCTTATGACAAAATGATCAAAGCTAACAACATTTATGTTGATGGCGTAAGCGGTGCTACTTGGGTTGCATTAGTAGAAGATGCTTTAACTAAATTAACTCCTGCTAAGTAA
- a CDS encoding ADP-ribosylglycohydrolase family protein, with the protein MNLENKLKSAILGIAVGDALGVPYEFISRDIIKKNHCIDMIGYGTHNKKAGTWSDDTSLTLCLLDNLNNKNINYNNIMNSFAMWYDKGYYTADGNTFDVGITTRKAIDNHKIGKNPIKCGLSDEYSNGNGSLMRILPIAFYIKKYFDSQLFDNSEAINIIYNISSLTHSHKRSLIACVIYTAIALNLINDMNIEEGINKALKDSFDYYKNEKEINNYKRIFESDFKKLNVNKIESSGYVVHTLEASIWILLNTSNYKDAVLKAVNLGDDTDTTAAVTGGLAGLYYGVDNIPSKWIDSLVNKELIINICSKFF; encoded by the coding sequence ATGAATTTAGAAAATAAGCTTAAATCTGCAATATTAGGTATAGCTGTTGGTGATGCTTTGGGTGTTCCTTATGAATTTATTTCTAGGGATATTATTAAAAAGAATCATTGTATTGATATGATTGGATACGGCACTCATAATAAAAAAGCAGGCACTTGGTCTGATGATACAAGTTTAACATTATGTTTACTTGATAATTTGAATAATAAAAATATCAATTATAATAATATTATGAATAGTTTTGCTATGTGGTATGATAAAGGCTATTATACAGCTGACGGAAATACTTTTGATGTTGGAATAACTACAAGAAAAGCTATAGATAATCATAAAATCGGAAAAAATCCCATAAAATGCGGACTGTCTGATGAATATAGCAATGGAAACGGCTCTTTGATGAGGATACTTCCAATTGCTTTTTATATAAAAAAATATTTTGATAGTCAATTATTTGATAATAGCGAAGCGATAAATATAATATACAATATTTCTTCGCTTACTCATTCTCATAAAAGAAGTTTAATAGCTTGTGTAATATATACTGCCATAGCATTAAATTTAATAAATGACATGAACATTGAAGAAGGTATTAATAAAGCATTAAAAGATTCTTTTGATTATTATAAAAATGAAAAAGAGATTAATAATTATAAAAGGATATTTGAATCTGATTTTAAAAAACTTAATGTAAATAAAATAGAAAGCAGCGGATATGTTGTTCATACATTGGAGGCTTCTATATGGATATTATTAAATACTTCAAATTATAAAGATGCAGTATTAAAAGCAGTTAATTTGGGAGATGATACTGATACTACTGCGGCAGTTACTGGAGGACTTGCAGGTTTATATTATGGTGTAGATAATATTCCAAGTAAATGGATTGATAGTTTAGTTAATAAAGAATTAATCATTAATATTTGCAGTAAATTTTTTTAA
- a CDS encoding type II toxin-antitoxin system HicB family antitoxin, producing the protein MIINTIIEKDENGYFAFVPELKGCVSEGETFEEVKSNIKEAIELYLESMSEDELKQLENKDYSITPIEVAVER; encoded by the coding sequence ATGATTATAAATACTATAATAGAAAAAGATGAAAATGGATATTTTGCCTTTGTACCAGAACTTAAAGGCTGTGTAAGTGAAGGTGAAACTTTTGAAGAAGTTAAGTCAAATATAAAGGAAGCTATAGAACTTTATTTAGAAAGTATGAGCGAAGATGAGTTAAAGCAATTAGAAAATAAAGACTATTCAATAACTCCTATAGAGGTTGCAGTTGAAAGATAA
- a CDS encoding gamma-glutamyltransferase family protein, with product MDFYDNTYPSKRNVVFGKNIVSTSNILASQAGLEILKKGGNAIDAAIATAAALTVVEPTSNGLGGDAFAIINFENNLYAINGSGFSPKNLDVNKILSLNLDQMPTYGLFPVTIGGIPAAWAALVKKFGKLNLIDVLEPAIRYAKEGYAVQPQVVLDWKESYYVYLKESDKLKKEEFKYWFDTFTFNGRTPELGEIVKLPYHAKTLEDIGNTNAECIYRGEYAEKIDAFMKKYEGYLSKEDLNEYYPEFVTPITTNYRGYDIYEIPPNGHGITVLMALNILSHFDLKDLTPLESVHYKIEALKLAFIDTKKYVADIYHMKTSIEEMLSKEYAIKRASLIRINKALEPINHIFSSGDTVYLATADSYGNMVSYIQSNYCAFGSGIVIPETGIALQNRGANFSLDPNSDNFIAPHKKPYHTIIPAFICKDSKPYAALGVMGAFMQPQGHLQVMSNLIDHNLNPQAALDKPRWQWVGEKNIELEYNFDDVLFSELSSLGHNITKKSHITNFGYFGRGQVIMKNDNNVYFAGCDGRTDSGIAVF from the coding sequence ATGGATTTTTATGATAATACTTACCCATCTAAGAGAAATGTGGTTTTTGGAAAAAATATAGTTTCTACAAGCAATATACTAGCTTCTCAGGCAGGTCTTGAAATATTAAAGAAAGGCGGAAACGCTATTGATGCGGCAATTGCAACAGCAGCAGCTCTTACAGTTGTTGAGCCTACTTCAAATGGTTTGGGAGGTGATGCTTTTGCTATAATCAATTTTGAAAATAATTTATATGCAATTAATGGAAGCGGGTTTTCTCCAAAGAATTTAGATGTTAATAAAATATTATCGCTTAATCTCGATCAAATGCCTACTTACGGACTTTTTCCTGTAACGATTGGAGGAATACCAGCAGCTTGGGCAGCACTTGTAAAAAAGTTCGGTAAATTAAATCTTATAGATGTACTTGAACCTGCTATTAGATATGCCAAAGAAGGTTATGCTGTTCAGCCTCAAGTGGTTCTTGATTGGAAAGAATCTTATTATGTATATTTAAAAGAATCTGATAAATTAAAAAAAGAAGAGTTTAAATATTGGTTTGATACCTTTACTTTTAATGGAAGAACTCCTGAACTTGGTGAAATAGTTAAACTTCCATATCATGCTAAAACTTTAGAGGATATAGGAAACACAAATGCAGAATGTATTTATAGAGGAGAATACGCTGAAAAAATAGATGCATTTATGAAAAAGTATGAAGGATATTTATCTAAAGAAGATTTAAATGAATATTATCCAGAATTTGTTACTCCAATAACTACTAATTATAGAGGTTATGATATTTATGAGATTCCGCCTAACGGACATGGAATTACGGTATTAATGGCTTTAAATATTTTATCTCATTTTGATTTAAAAGATTTGACACCATTAGAAAGCGTACATTATAAAATAGAGGCATTGAAATTGGCATTCATAGACACGAAAAAATATGTTGCTGATATTTATCACATGAAAACTTCTATTGAAGAAATGCTTTCAAAAGAATATGCTATTAAAAGAGCTTCATTAATAAGAATAAATAAAGCATTAGAACCTATAAATCATATATTCTCATCAGGGGATACAGTATATCTGGCAACTGCAGATAGTTACGGTAATATGGTTTCTTATATACAAAGTAATTACTGTGCATTCGGTTCTGGTATAGTGATTCCAGAAACAGGCATAGCATTGCAAAATAGAGGAGCTAATTTTTCACTAGATCCTAATTCAGATAATTTTATAGCACCACATAAAAAGCCTTATCATACAATAATACCGGCATTTATATGTAAGGACTCAAAACCTTATGCAGCTTTAGGGGTTATGGGAGCTTTCATGCAGCCTCAGGGACATTTACAGGTTATGAGTAATTTAATAGACCATAATTTGAATCCTCAAGCAGCATTAGATAAACCTAGATGGCAATGGGTAGGGGAGAAGAATATTGAATTAGAATACAATTTTGATGATGTGTTATTTTCAGAACTTTCATCATTGGGACATAATATTACTAAAAAGTCTCATATAACAAATTTCGGATATTTTGGACGAGGTCAAGTTATAATGAAAAATGATAATAATGTTTACTTTGCAGGATGTGATGGAAGAACTGACTCAGGTATTGCCGTATTTTAA
- a CDS encoding ribonuclease J, whose protein sequence is MNNNDKIRIIPLGGVQEIGMNMTVIEYGDEVLIVDCGFMFPRYHMLGIDYVIPDTSYLEDKNIIGLILTHGHEDHIGAIPHFLRKFPDIPIYGSRLTLAFLRAKLNDYKNEYKDTKLHEVEPRNKIQLGMNFDIEFIRVNHSIPDGVGIAITTPLGVIIHTGDFKIDLNPTTDKFIDLYKFAEYGENGVLLMLADSTNCQRDGFSMSESVVQNNMTPLFAYEDGMIIVAVFASSIERIQDLVTAAKVNNKFVAFSGRSLIKFTKIAQDMGYLNLYDIVIPIDKINKYPREKIVCITTGTQGEPYSSLSLIAAEAHKHIKVEDGDMVIFSSSVIPGNEMAVTRMINNLFDLGAKMVGEDKKLLHVSGHASSEDLKLMYRLVKPKYFIPIHGEKRHLITHIKLVENLNGLDTKGFLLYNGDVLEIDETLEAKITEPIEIRNIYVDGKGVGDLEESIFYDREQLSLNGVVVANVVAKKNAAGQYDIKVDLESKGFTYTGGEKEGIINKTEQLREEGISSAIEAVRKLLNRNKRTPSTIKYEVREALRKKFIQIIGREPVIFVCLYMDHIYIEQSYNNNDENNNAVKNNIENIETENNNDEEKTKCHTKKKKRIKKTVAKKNTSQIKRLKSKKKKAVKEN, encoded by the coding sequence ATGAATAATAATGATAAAATAAGAATCATACCTCTTGGCGGAGTACAAGAAATAGGTATGAATATGACTGTTATAGAATATGGAGATGAAGTTTTAATAGTAGACTGCGGATTTATGTTCCCAAGATACCATATGCTAGGTATAGATTATGTTATTCCTGATACTTCATATTTAGAAGATAAAAATATAATAGGACTTATACTTACTCATGGACATGAAGACCATATAGGTGCTATACCTCATTTCCTTAGAAAATTTCCTGATATTCCTATATACGGTTCAAGACTTACTTTAGCTTTTTTAAGAGCTAAATTAAATGATTATAAAAATGAATATAAAGATACAAAATTACATGAAGTTGAGCCTAGAAATAAAATACAGTTGGGAATGAATTTTGATATAGAGTTTATAAGGGTTAATCATAGTATACCTGACGGAGTTGGAATAGCTATAACAACACCTCTTGGAGTTATAATACATACAGGCGATTTCAAAATAGATTTAAACCCTACAACTGATAAATTTATAGATCTTTATAAATTTGCTGAATACGGAGAAAACGGAGTTCTTCTTATGCTGGCAGATTCTACAAACTGTCAGAGAGATGGATTTTCTATGAGTGAAAGTGTTGTACAAAACAATATGACTCCCCTATTCGCTTATGAAGACGGTATGATTATTGTTGCAGTATTTGCAAGCAGTATAGAAAGAATACAGGATTTAGTAACTGCTGCAAAAGTTAATAATAAATTCGTGGCATTCTCTGGAAGAAGTTTAATAAAGTTTACTAAAATCGCTCAGGATATGGGTTATTTAAATCTTTATGATATAGTTATACCAATAGATAAAATAAACAAATATCCTAGAGAAAAAATAGTATGTATAACTACAGGAACACAGGGAGAACCTTATTCTTCACTATCTCTAATAGCCGCAGAAGCTCATAAACATATAAAAGTAGAAGATGGTGATATGGTTATATTCTCATCAAGCGTTATACCTGGTAATGAAATGGCTGTTACTAGAATGATAAATAATCTGTTTGATCTTGGCGCTAAAATGGTTGGAGAGGATAAAAAACTTCTTCATGTATCAGGACATGCTTCAAGCGAAGATTTAAAATTAATGTACAGATTAGTAAAACCTAAATATTTTATTCCTATACATGGTGAGAAAAGACATTTAATCACTCATATAAAATTAGTTGAAAATTTAAATGGATTAGATACTAAAGGATTCCTTCTTTACAATGGAGATGTGCTTGAAATAGATGAAACTTTAGAGGCTAAAATTACAGAGCCTATAGAGATAAGAAATATATATGTTGATGGAAAAGGCGTAGGAGATTTAGAAGAAAGTATATTCTATGATAGAGAACAATTATCTCTTAACGGAGTGGTTGTTGCTAATGTTGTAGCAAAGAAAAATGCTGCTGGTCAATATGATATAAAAGTTGATTTAGAAAGTAAAGGTTTTACATATACAGGCGGAGAAAAAGAAGGTATAATAAATAAAACAGAACAGTTAAGAGAAGAAGGTATAAGTTCAGCAATAGAAGCTGTTAGAAAATTATTAAATAGAAATAAGAGGACTCCTTCTACAATAAAATATGAAGTGAGAGAAGCACTTCGTAAGAAATTTATTCAAATAATAGGAAGAGAACCTGTAATATTTGTATGCTTATATATGGATCATATTTATATAGAACAATCATATAATAATAATGATGAAAATAATAATGCTGTTAAAAACAATATAGAAAATATAGAAACAGAAAACAATAATGATGAGGAGAAAACAAAATGTCATACGAAGAAGAAAAAGAGAATCAAGAAAACAGTAGCGAAGAAGAATACATCGCAGATAAAAAGATTGAAATCAAAAAAGAAAAAAGCAGTAAAAGAGAATTAA
- a CDS encoding Pr6Pr family membrane protein — protein sequence MTKINFSIVYKIIIIIIGAFAVLHGFFYDNFKLDIETAYYFTYQSNILVIVYFILDIINIIKKKETFYPRFKGAVTMSITVTFLVYHFLLSPTAEDYKGLYYIRNIILHYILPIMTIFDYVIFDKKGIYKIIDPLLWIIIPFVYFAFILIRARVGSPFSDGSYYPYFFVDIDKYGLKAVLRNVFFITLFFAFLGYIEYFIDRFFNKVISKHNK from the coding sequence ATGACAAAAATTAATTTTTCTATAGTATATAAAATAATAATAATTATAATTGGTGCTTTTGCTGTGCTTCATGGATTTTTCTATGATAATTTTAAACTTGATATAGAAACTGCATACTATTTCACATATCAAAGCAATATACTTGTAATAGTTTATTTTATTTTGGATATTATTAATATTATAAAGAAAAAAGAAACATTTTATCCAAGATTTAAAGGTGCCGTTACAATGTCGATAACTGTTACATTTTTAGTATATCATTTTTTATTAAGTCCAACAGCAGAAGATTATAAAGGACTTTATTATATAAGAAATATTATACTTCATTATATACTTCCAATTATGACTATTTTTGATTATGTTATTTTTGATAAGAAAGGAATTTATAAAATAATTGATCCTCTGCTTTGGATTATAATTCCATTTGTATATTTTGCTTTTATACTTATAAGAGCTAGAGTAGGAAGTCCTTTTTCTGACGGAAGTTATTATCCTTACTTTTTTGTAGATATAGATAAATACGGACTTAAAGCAGTTTTAAGAAATGTATTTTTTATAACTTTGTTTTTTGCTTTTTTGGGTTATATAGAATATTTTATTGACAGATTTTTTAACAAAGTAATTAGTAAACATAATAAATAA
- a CDS encoding PD40 domain-containing protein — translation MKKLYIISIVFLLLCARGFTQIYTFQIGEKLNNSYILSETNYAIIIEKNSANSGKTFDIIYKDARLTGYKDAGNIKILPNGTLVATMLKTSLGKDMWVVIYGNIEQEFDSIEREIYSGNNSIIFTRLMNYGVAVINGEAKVQYSELYDSVINDNSYAFSYSRDGQYFVNINGEEKQVSAKADRLKFSNDGNNIVYVVENEGNAIIFTGSTDSEGFRLVDDIASFNDNSIAYAVKAMPSMDTNSTNMISSNDSMSNTFITNTNDMTNEIVTNTTTVTNYNLSNMSVYTNEEGVTVKGQSNTIALMVVTNVITNIRYNELADLPAAAASTNSIISNEFIMTSVIANGRNYGEFNSVTNMSFSPDGKTLVFVNINSNNTMQLYVGGNMTTNYDMIHNYKYSDDSTILAYSAQTNNVSFLVVNGKRLSRNFDKINDIYFSTNNTLVYNASMNEREYIIANDFESPSYNRITSFKFLGDSFAFTAERLGKHYYFILNKNNSVRREFGGYDYVSAMDNNQEDALSIVSDGKNIFIIKNGVIVNNQQ, via the coding sequence ATGAAAAAATTGTACATTATATCTATAGTATTTCTTTTATTATGTGCAAGAGGCTTCACTCAAATATACACATTTCAAATTGGAGAAAAACTAAATAACTCATATATTTTATCAGAAACAAATTATGCAATCATAATAGAAAAAAACAGTGCTAATTCTGGAAAAACTTTTGATATAATATATAAAGATGCCAGATTAACAGGTTATAAGGATGCAGGAAATATAAAAATACTTCCTAATGGAACTTTAGTTGCCACTATGCTAAAAACTTCCCTTGGTAAGGATATGTGGGTTGTAATATATGGAAATATTGAACAGGAATTCGATTCTATAGAAAGAGAAATTTACTCCGGAAATAATTCTATAATATTTACTAGATTAATGAATTATGGAGTAGCTGTTATAAATGGAGAAGCTAAAGTGCAGTATTCTGAATTATATGACAGTGTTATCAATGATAATTCATATGCCTTTTCTTATTCAAGAGACGGACAATATTTTGTAAATATTAACGGAGAAGAAAAGCAGGTATCAGCAAAAGCAGACAGACTAAAATTCTCAAATGATGGAAATAATATAGTATATGTTGTAGAAAATGAAGGAAATGCAATTATATTTACAGGAAGCACCGACAGTGAAGGTTTCAGATTAGTGGATGATATAGCTTCATTCAATGATAACAGTATAGCTTATGCTGTAAAAGCTATGCCGTCAATGGATACTAATTCAACAAATATGATTAGTTCAAATGATTCTATGTCAAATACTTTCATTACAAATACTAATGATATGACTAATGAAATAGTAACTAATACTACAACTGTAACAAATTATAATCTTTCAAATATGAGTGTATATACAAATGAAGAAGGCGTAACAGTAAAAGGACAATCAAATACTATAGCTTTAATGGTTGTAACAAATGTAATAACAAATATAAGATACAATGAATTAGCAGATCTTCCAGCTGCTGCAGCTTCTACAAATTCAATTATAAGCAATGAATTTATTATGACAAGCGTTATAGCTAATGGAAGAAATTACGGAGAATTTAATTCAGTAACTAATATGTCATTCTCTCCTGACGGTAAAACATTAGTATTTGTAAATATTAATAGTAATAATACTATGCAGTTATATGTTGGCGGAAATATGACTACTAATTATGATATGATACATAATTATAAATATTCCGATGATAGTACAATATTAGCCTACTCTGCACAAACAAATAATGTATCATTCTTAGTAGTTAATGGTAAAAGACTTTCTAGAAACTTTGATAAAATAAATGACATATATTTCTCTACAAATAATACTTTGGTTTATAATGCTTCTATGAACGAAAGAGAATATATAATAGCAAATGACTTTGAAAGTCCTTCTTATAACAGAATAACTTCATTCAAATTTTTAGGAGATTCATTTGCATTTACAGCAGAAAGACTAGGAAAACATTATTACTTTATATTAAATAAAAATAATTCTGTAAGAAGAGAATTCGGCGGATATGATTATGTATCAGCTATGGATAATAATCAGGAAGATGCTTTATCAATAGTATCTGACGGAAAGAATATCTTTATAATAAAAAATGGTGTAATAGTAAATAATCAACAATAG